The genomic stretch ttccaccaaggtcaaacagaggagttccacccaaaaggtatacgccagagaggattgacaagaaaaagcggtactctgttgtgaacctagccaaaggccatttatcagagatggctcgggctttcgagaatgcactatatgaggaagaagaaataccacagacatgggaagaagctatgaaatacaagcattggagggaagcaatgaagaaagagattgatgcactgattcgaaaccacacatgggagaaatgtgctctaccagaagggaagcgaccagtgggttgtcgatgggtcttcactatcaaaagaagacctgatggctcgatagaaaggtacaaggcacgacttgtcgcaaaaggctatactcagacatatggagttgactattctgagaccttctctccagtagctaagatgaacacaattcgggtgttgttatccattgctgctaatagggactggccattacaccagtttgatgtgacgaatgccttcctacatggagagttgaagaaggaagaagaagtttacatggaggcacccccaggttttgcaacagattttaaagcaggtgaagggtgccgattgaggaagaccttgtatggattgaagcaatctccaagagtatggtttgggaagtttgctggggcaatgattagctatggatatacacagagcaattcagaccatacgctattttttaagaagcagggtgataagatcacatgtttaatcatatatgttgatgacatgattattacaggtgacgacctagaagagattgaggaattaaagaaaaatctttttcaggaatttgagatgaaggacttggggaatctcaagtactttcttgggattgaagtgctaaggtcaatcaaaggaatttttctgcgacaaaggaagtatatcttggacatcctagcagagaccggcctactggaatgtaaaccagcagacactcctctggcagttaatcacggattacaaatcagagaaggagccaagttggctgaccgtagtcgatatcagcgactagtcggaaaactcatatatctctcgcacactaggccagatattgcctatgcagttggggtcgtaagtcagttcatgcataagccgcagacagatcacatggaggcagcacttaggatttgtcggtatttgaagggaactccagggcatggagtgttgttcgcTAAAAATGGAcatcttgagattcatggttatacagatgctgactgggcagggaacccaaacgataggaagtctacagcaggctactttacctttgttggaggtaatttggtaacatggagaagtaagaagcagaaggtggtggctctttcgagtgccgaagcagaatttcgtgggattaaaagtgggttgaccgagattttatggttaaggagattgatgaaagagattaatctccctccaagcaagtgccagttgtattgtgataacaaagccgctataagcatctcacaaaatccagtacaacatgatcgaacgaagcatgtggaggttgacagacactttatcaaagaaaacattgagaatgggattgtcgaactcccttttgttcgctctgaggatcaacttgccgacatcctaactaaagcagtcaactcaaggagctttgaagatgtgctttccaaattgagttttggagatcccaccactcaatttgagggggagtgttgagaaaaggggaagtatcaataagcattaaagaagaatatagttccaagaatggagttccaagaagcattgaagatgtgcatgcattgttccaatagtagtgtagttccatgaatatacatttattgtaggatctcaaaagtcaccaacatccctataaatatatgggtgttgagtaccatttcatcattcaatcaaaatacaataatcttctcccattgctttcttctctaaatatgttgtctataccatttaacagTATACTTCAGGATTCATGAATACTTTTGCAGGAGAAGTTGTTTCTCTACAATCTAGGTGCAAAAAATGTGTAGCTTTGTCCGCAACAGAAGCTGAGTTTATTGCAGCTTCAAAAGCGTGCAAAGAGATGTTATGTATGAAGAGCTTTTAGAAGGAACTTGGTTACTCTTAATAAAGTTGTGATAGTCAAAGTGCAATACAGATTGCAAAGCATCATATTTTTCATTCCAAGTAAAAACATATTGATGTGAGGTATCCTTGGATATGTCATGTGCTCAATTGATTGAACTTGAGAAAGATCATATGGATGATAATGATACTAATATGATGACCAAGATTTTGTTAAGATCAGTGGTGGACGCAGGATTTCGACTCTGGGGTCTAAATTATTATTAACAGTTGCATAgtatttttctatatttatttcaCCGCAAGTAGTTGTGGCATGAGTGGTAAGGAAGTTgtgatatatatatttagatTATAGTGAatgataaataataaaatgatgatgacAATAACTAGAGATACATATATGATTGTTAAAAGtagtttaaaaaatgaaaaatgttaaCAAGtgttcaaaaaaaaaagtaggTTGTCGATTTGAAAAAAAAGGTAGTAGTATTAGACAAAATAAAGGACTGTGTAATGGAAAGCAAACAAATTATCTCCCTCACAAGGATCGAACTCGGACCTCTACAATGGAAGGCTGAAAAAAGTGTGTTGTTCAAGTTTCCTACACAACACAGTATCGGTTTTTATCATGATCGGAGGTTCAAATGTTGTCCGATCATCCCAAAATTTTATCCCTGTGTAGATGACTTGTCAAACTTCATTCCGCTGGagaaaattgaatttgaatggTTATTATatcttcatttattaatttttgattGCCAGACCAGTGGATCTCATGGTTTTTATGACTACATATTGAAGAGAGTGTTCTATGTAAAATCTTGGTcttgatattttctgttaccATTTCTTGTTATCATCTCATTGATTCAACTACATTAGTTTATCGTGCTCCTAACATATTCTTGTAAATTGgagagatttatttatttatttattgtgcGATTTAGACCACTCCTCCCAACATGATGTTGCTCTCTACTCCCGTGTAGTTTGTTTGCATATAGAAGTAGGACATAATTGCTTGTGAAAGAATGCACCTGCACTAGTACATTTTGGCATGGTGTATAATCTTGTGGCTAAGAAATGAAATAGGACGATCAGTTACCCTCTCTATCTAGTCTCCTTATTATAGCTCTAGTCATTTTCATGTCACTATTTCAACGTCAAATGAATAACACAATAAGACGTCATGCTCAAATTGGCGTGCATTCTCATTGAGTACCTACTTAATTACATAACAAGAAACCATCCTCAAATTAGCATTGTATCCAAAATTCGTTATTGTTTTCTTAAGCCAGCTCAAATAAATGGGACTAGGCTAAATTTCAACCAATTTTTTTACATCtagtaatatactccctccgtctcacataAATAGGCAAAGACAAATGGTGGATGACACTAATTTTAATGCTtaatttgtaaagtaagagaaaatgagaaaaaatagttgaaataatgtactccctccgttccctcatagttgaggtgaaacttttcggcacggagtttaagaaatagATGTTGAGTGTGGTAAatgaatagataaaaaagtaagagaggaaaaaaagtagagagaataaagtaaaaattgaataaaagtagagaggataaagtaagagaggataaagtaaaaaagagaaaaatgttactacctccgtcccacattaagtgtcacatttattTAGTGtgggtacgagttttaagaaatttaaagaaaaatgagttgaataagttagtagactatgagtcccacttatatatattagttttataataaaatgtgagtagaattggttggtggaatgtggggtcttcttaccatttatggtaaaagtgaatgtgactcttattgtgggactaaccgaaatagcaaaatgtgacacttaatatGTGACAAAAGAGTGCTatatagggaaatgactcaactatgagggaacttcctgaaatggaaaaatgacccAACTATAAGGAAACAGAGAGAGTAGTGGATAGTGAAGCCCAtatatagtaaaagtaaaagcAAAGGAGAAAAAATTGTCATAAATAGATATGTACTATTTGTATAGGACgcatgaaaaagaaaattcgaTCTATTTCTattggacggagggaatatcaATAAGCCACAAAATACATCTCTATAAAAATCCTAATCCATTCAACACTtttacaacaacaacaaaagtaGCCATGGCCACcaacaaaaacacatcacttgcCCTTTTGCTCTTGCTCAACCTCATATTCTTCTCCTTGACCACTGCTTCGACTTACCCGATCCCAAAACCAGGTTCGAGAACTCCACCACACCCCAAAACATGCAACCCATCTAGCCCTTGTGCAGGGACTCCACCAAACCAGCCACCTGCGACTCCACCTAGCCAACAACCGGGCAACGCATCATGCCCTAGAGATGCCCTGAAATTTGGCATATGCGCCAACCTGCTCGGAAACCTTCTTAATGTGACCATTGGAACGCCACCCGTGACCCCATGCTGCACCCTAATCCAAGGGCTGGCCGATCTTGAGGCCGCCGTGTGCCTTTGCACTGTGATTAGGGCTAACATTTTGGGCCTCAACATTAGTCTTCCCATTGCCCTCACCTTGCTCCTAAATGTGTGCAGCAGAGAAGTCCCTAGGGACTTTCTCTGCGCTTGAAAAGCGAACTTAATTCGTTCATGTAAAGCTTGAATTAATTTTATGCTCATTAATCAAGAATGTGTGTGTGGTTTTACTATCGTTTGTGTTTGTTTAGATGTATTGTGTGAGGGAGACTTGAATAATGTTAGTTATTGTGTCATGCAGTTTGTGTAATGGGATCTCTTGGTCTACTCCTAAGTTGGAACCCCaaggaattgaattgaattgaaaatgTTAATCGTTTTATCATGCGGTTTGTGAAATTTATTACGTTTGTAATTtcttgattattttttataatgcaAATGGTTTTACTATTCGTCAGTTCTTATATGTACGTGATTACATACACTGACGCACAAATATACTCTCTCCATTCCACGGTAGTGGAGTGACTTGAGTCGTTTAATTTTCTGCATCCATATTAGAAAAATGatttataaatagttaaaatggagatcTGTATATCTgtacattattctttctcttactttaactatatttgttatcattttttcaaaacgaacaaagaaataaaatgaataaaccACTATAGAATGGAGAGAGTATCTAgttcatgtaatttttaaagagaaatttcactacaaaaaaatcgCTATTTAGTGGCGGAATTATCTGTCACTAGATCTTGTATTTCCGCTAGTAAACTAGTCAGTGGCGGAACAGAACCGCGTCAAAATACTCGCCGCTAAAATATTAGTGGCGGAAAATTTCCGCCACTGCATTCAACTGGCTGATTACCCACGGAATATATTTCGCCAGAGAAATTCCgccaataaaatttaaaaatagtgGTGGATTTGGGGCGCCATTATTAGTGGCGGAATAGTATCCACCACTGAATATTCTGCCACTATTCCGCCACTAATGTATAATCCTATTTAGTGGCTGAATGAATCCACCCCGATATTTGTAtactgattttatttattttattatttactcaCCATGTTACGATAACTTTTTCAACAAATCAATATATTTTTCgtataaaaaataacaataaatacaCAAATACTCGTTAATTACTCATAACACAAAAGTACAATAATATTGAGCATCAGTGCAAATTTAAAACAtagtaaaaaacaaaataacGATTTAGTTGCGGACTTATCATCTACACATATATTGTTCCTTCCTCCCAATATCATGAACTTCGTCTCTTTCCTTTCCAAATTTTTTATGAAACTTATATGTTCATCTTTGGGCGCATCTGAATATGCCGGCTTCCTCTCTAGTATCCACCTCCTGAAgccacacacatatatacattaGCAAACAACTAGTTGTTTGACTGCAAAAGGAAACGTAGTTGTTATAAAGCCATGTCATAAAAATGGAATGGGTAAGAACAATGAATAATATGGGGGGTGTATATCTTGTTAGAAAAGAAACTAAAATAACATCACAGCATCATTAAGTTTAAACTAAATATTAGCAATTGGCCTCAAATTAGCATTGAATCCAGAATTCGTTACAATGATTTTTCAAGCCAGCAAAATTACAGCTTCCATTtcgttatttttttttattacgaACTAAGTTTAACGAAAAATCTTATTTAAAATAGTACAATTCTACGTtcgaaataaaaattaaaagtttgaAGATATCAACCAAATAAATCCACatgattattaattttaaatgatagAAGCAATTTCAATTTCTCACTTTATTTCTTGCACCCACAAGGCCACACCAACTGTATATACATGGTAATAGACCAAATTACACGAATTACACTCGTGTGTAAATAGAGTTTATAATACAATGCACCAAAAATAAGTTCGATCAAAGTGTCAATCCACGTAGAAGAAATAATTCTTTAATTCTAAACAAAATGAAATACAGTAACATTAAAGTAAATAACTTTATGCGTTGAAAAAGTTTTGAAGCTAAAAAGTGAAAGTTGTAAAAGTTCAAATAAGATAAAAGTGCAAACGGCAGATGTTAATGTTTGACTAACAATTCTTAGACAAACCAGCAACTGCATGACATTAATCAGATTACTTTGCCGACATTAATCAATTTATATCTTTCGTTTAAGTAATACTTAACCTCAATTAAAGTTACTTTTCATTGAATTTTATTCCTATGGAAGCATGGAAATTTAAGAGCAATTACTATGCATTCAATTCCAACGAGAGCCTTACAAAATTATTGTACAAACAAGTCAAATTCAATAATTATCAATTAAGTTATCCCTATATGTAAtccttaattaaatattataattactcTTTCTAGTTTGGGGTAGATTAGAAAGGCACAGTCCAAATCGTATTTGATTGCTAAATTCACTCAATTTCAATAATATAAGGAATATTATAACActaaaactttttaaaaatttattttttttcatatgaCATTTAAACTTGACATATAATATAACGAATTTAAATAGTTATTAAGTTTTTCTCACAATTCCGATTGCAAAATATGAGACGGATAGTCATACGTATGACTTCTAGGCACTTTGTAATCGCACCACTATCATTTTTAGTGGTAGCCATATCATAAGTGATGCAATAATAAGTTGAAATGTAGTCGAATTTTATCGCTGgtataaaaaaattcaacatcCATTTAAGTTACAGATATTATATGTCaattatttttgaatatttttgtatTATTAGGCGCAAATATTCCTTAATATAAGACTCTACTTACAAACCTTCCTAACTTTCATCTGTACAAAATCACTAAAAAAAGTTACTCCATACAACAAGAATCCATGTAAAACTCCATTCCTCCAACTGCAAGCCATCACGGCTGCGTAAGCCCCCTCGGCGAGGTCCGCCGCCCCAAATCAAACGGCCGATCATGGAACTGCCCGGGGCTGTCCGGTGTCCCCGCCGCCGCCTCCCCGAACACCTCCGCCCCCGCATACTGCTGTACCACCAGCACCGAACACGTCGCCGCAAAATCCGACGACGCCAGCAAATCCCCAATCGCCCCCAGCTCCGGGCACTCGCTCCAATCCGTCAGCCCCGCCGTCAACGGCGACGTCTGCCCCTCCCCTCTCCCCACTATAAACAAGTCATGAATCACATCTATCGACCTTATCGCCGCCACAGTCTCCTCCCCGTTATTCACAATCTTCTCCGTGTAAATAATCGACGGATCGCTCGAAGTCCTCGCTCTAAACTGGTTGATGAACTCCGCATCCGTCTGCTTCTCGTGATTGCTGTCTGTGTCCACCGTCAGGACCTCCCGGCCGCTCTGCGTCCGCCCCGCGGCGTCCCCGCCCTCCCCTGGCGTGAACCGGAGCACTGTGAGGTTTATCGCAGGGTGCTCCGACATCCGGCGGGCGTACGCCAGCGCCTCCCGGTCGTCTGGGCCGCCAAAGAACAGAACTGCCACGTGATGGGCGATCTGGTTGGCAGCCAGCCTGGTCGACCCGGTCAGGCCCCGGTCGACCAGGATGCCGATCGAGCACGGCGCATTTGCCAGCACGTTCTGGTTGATGGTGCGGAAGGCCGGGTTCATGGCCTCCATCCCACCATCAACCGTCTGTTGCTTGTGGAAAGGGATGATGACCAGGGCAACGCGCTTGTCCTCTGCCACCTCGCATATGTCCTCGTGCATTGTCGAGTAAGGCGAGATGGCGGTGAGCGGGTTGACCGAGACGAACCCCACGTTCTGTTGGAAGTTTTCGAAGGCGTGGATGATGTGGTCGGACTGGGCCTGGGTTCGGTTCAGGGCAGGCCGACCGGATTTTCGGGCTGTGTGGACTATGAGCATGGCGGAGGAGCGCCCGGTCAGCTCGACCATGTGGAGGATGTACGTGCAGATCGGGGACTTCTTGGTCGGGTTGGAAGCTTCTAGAAGATTGATGATGGTCGGGACGTTTCTGGGAGTGTGCACGCACACCAGGACACGGAACTCGCCATCTGGCTTCGTTCTCTGTATGGTCCTTCTCTTGTACGGTGCAAATTTCTTGGCAGGTTTGTATATGGATGTGACGATTGGACTGATGACAGACGTCATCACGGTTGCTACGATCACCATAATAGCGAAAGCTTGGTCGTCCAGAACCtgttatatatatagggatgtgatcagttgttaactatttattattccTAACCGATAACTATGTCAACAGTCAATATTATAAATGTTAATATTAAAGCATTTGTATgctaattaaattttgttgatatACAAAATGTTTTTGTATTGACATATAAAATAGAATAGTGCATACGCAACTGAATTTTGTTGTACAGAATTATATGATACAATGAATAGTTCGTACACAACTGAATTTGGGGCGTAAAATCAGCAATACCTTCTGATCTTTTCCAACATTGAGCACGATCATCTCAATGAGACCTTTGGCGTTCATGAGCAAACCGAGCGTGAGGCCTTCGTAGAATGGGATCTTGTAGTAGAGAGTGACAAGAAGCGTGCCCGCAACTTTACCGGCACAAGCAAGAACGATAACCACAGCTAGAATAGCCCAAGTGCTGAAATCTTTTATAGACGAGACGTCAGTTTTGAGGCCGCTGATGGCGAAAAACAGGGGCAAGAGAAGGCCGGAGACGAAATCCTCCAGCCTCTCTATAAGAGTTATACCAAGAGGTCCATTTGGGATGACTAAACCAAAAACAAAAGCACCAAACACAGAGTGTGTGCCAAGAGCATCCGTAATGAAACCCGAGATCATGACTCCGGTGAGTATGAGGCAGATGTAGAATTCACTAACCAATTCGCCCTCCGGTGAGTTCCCTATCATCCAGCAAATGAGAGGCCTCACAACACACACACAGAAAACAACAAACAACACACTCGAGAGAATCACCCAGAGGGAAGCCAGAGACGCAGTCTCATTCTCTGCCAAGGCGATGGCGAAGGCCAGCAGAATCCACGCGCACATGTCGTTGATAAGAGCCGAGGACATGGCCAGCCTCCCAATCTCCGAGTTCAGAAGCTTGAGCTCCGCGAGGATGCGAGCCAGAACCGGGAAGGACGTGACAGAGAGGGCCACCCCGAGGAAGAGTATGAACGTGCCTAGCCTCACAAACTCGGACTTCTCATGCAGGATGAAAGCAAAGGAGACGCCTATGAGGAAGGGGAGGATCATGCCTGCGAGCGCGATGACCAGCGCCTTCTTACCCTTGCGCTTGATCACAGTGATGTCCATTTCCACTCCGATCAAGAAGAGGAAGTAGAGTAGGCCTACATTCGCCATGGTTTCGAGAACCATGACGCTCCTTAGTGGGAATATCGTGTCTGCGAACTTCTTGCTTCTTCCCAGCACGGACGGCCCCAGGATTATACCGCCCTGCATTTAAAGAAAGCAGTAAACATAATAAATATGTCTATCCAAAGcagtacttcctctgtccctACTAAGTTGAGCCATCCAATCAATGTTAACTTTATTCAAtcatttatttttctctctctttatcttttctacttttcaacacagttTCTCATTCTCTATGCCCAAAGTTCTGATTCGACTTAGttaggacggatgaagtatcAAAAATAAATATGGTATGTTCCAGGAAATGCAATATATACTTAGAGACTTACAAGGATCTCGGAGATGACACGAGGTTGTCGGAGGGGTTTGAGGGTGAAGACAAGGATACGGGTGGTGACAACGACGAGGGTTAGCTGTAGGATGAAGAGGGGGAGGGAATAATCGAGGGGGTTATCGCCTTGCCAAATTCCATTCGTTGTGATCATCGTTGGAGCGTAGCATACTATCATCTGATCCGTTCGGTTTGTGGAATCCGCCATTTTTGCTACCTCTATGCCTTTCAAAGTTTTTGTATATAGCTATAGTCTCTCTTTTCCTGTGATGAACTTGTTGAGATCTTTGAATATAAATGGTTAAGTGCTAATTAACGCTTTGTTTTTGGACTCAAAACAACTGCATTCTTCATTTTTGTTGTAATAGTCATTTCGACATTCGAAATTAGAGGAGAAAGTCGACGTAAATTCAAGAGAACAACTAAAACTGTATCTGTTTTAGTCATTTTTGTGTAAAAGATTTTTCTTTGGGAAGTTGTGGATTGTCTTGAGCGGTGGTGAGGATTTTAAGCGTGGTATGTTGGAAATATCTATATTGGGAAAGGTGGTTGTATCAATTTAGCAATGGATAAAAAATTTGATTGAATTTTCTGCAAGAAAATATTTGAATGTTTTGGACTCTACCAAGATTAACTAGTTAATAAATCCATGTATATGAATTAAACTGGTGGAAATGCAAAAATTACAATAGGTCTACTCCATTCCTcgtggagtactattttaattcaaattgtCTCGTTTGctaaaaaaaacttatttttatggacataaaaattgagacgcgttgaaatttttataaaaaataacaacaatttaggaGGTAAAAAAACGTATCTAAATAAAAGACgaattaacttaatcttttgcttttttagGACGCTTCCAATTGAGTCCTATAATTTTAGTTTGGATACCGACAATAAGGACGATTTTTAAAGCGTTGGTGatatatttagaaacacaaattaacgTCATTAATTGCATTTGAAAATGTCCTtaacgattttttttttgttgcagTGGTTGAGGCTTAGAGAAATATGatcatgaaaataaataaataaaaatctttTAACACCATTAAATTCAAATGTTTGTGAATAAGTCTGTCTAACTCTAAGGGTTTGATAAAAGAACGAGATAATAATTACTCTCTgcatcccatagaaataggctgaattttttttcatctgtcgataataatattcttttattttactttatcattcGTGGACCCCACCATCCACTACAAATCTACAATATTCAACTAagtattttttctctttctctcttactttatcaattacgtAAATGGTTGTTTTGGTGTGCTCTCTGGTTGTGGTGTTTGAAGTGTGGGAGAAGTGCAATTCCAGCTGGGATTGAGCTGAAATCGCAATAGATCCTAATCTTGATATCAAATCTCATGAATAAACTTCATCACACCTCCAAGAAAATGATTACCAAAGGGTTTTGGTTGAAGATTAATACTGTTCGAGATTTTATCGAAAGATTTTAAtagttttttttctctctttttatcATATTTCCTCTATTTGCCTAGCTATGAGATTACATAGATTCTCATGTGTTGACCCC from Salvia splendens isolate huo1 chromosome 4, SspV2, whole genome shotgun sequence encodes the following:
- the LOC121799105 gene encoding pEARLI1-like lipid transfer protein 3, whose protein sequence is MATNKNTSLALLLLLNLIFFSLTTASTYPIPKPGSRTPPHPKTCNPSSPCAGTPPNQPPATPPSQQPGNASCPRDALKFGICANLLGNLLNVTIGTPPVTPCCTLIQGLADLEAAVCLCTVIRANILGLNISLPIALTLLLNVCSREVPRDFLCA
- the LOC121800921 gene encoding cation/H(+) antiporter 15-like, giving the protein MGVEEEMQYVVEKLKEALLAVENFGGEAIAWFGGALQVALPWIIAAAALTLLFCFCRCCFSCCGGGGRRERMMRAPGRNCTMPRSVFESTQLPFWLLCSFPKIEEDGRRGKEGIEVAKMADSTNRTDQMIVCYAPTMITTNGIWQGDNPLDYSLPLFILQLTLVVVTTRILVFTLKPLRQPRVISEILGGIILGPSVLGRSKKFADTIFPLRSVMVLETMANVGLLYFLFLIGVEMDITVIKRKGKKALVIALAGMILPFLIGVSFAFILHEKSEFVRLGTFILFLGVALSVTSFPVLARILAELKLLNSEIGRLAMSSALINDMCAWILLAFAIALAENETASLASLWVILSSVLFVVFCVCVVRPLICWMIGNSPEGELVSEFYICLILTGVMISGFITDALGTHSVFGAFVFGLVIPNGPLGITLIERLEDFVSGLLLPLFFAISGLKTDVSSIKDFSTWAILAVVIVLACAGKVAGTLLVTLYYKIPFYEGLTLGLLMNAKGLIEMIVLNVGKDQKVLDDQAFAIMVIVATVMTSVISPIVTSIYKPAKKFAPYKRRTIQRTKPDGEFRVLVCVHTPRNVPTIINLLEASNPTKKSPICTYILHMVELTGRSSAMLIVHTARKSGRPALNRTQAQSDHIIHAFENFQQNVGFVSVNPLTAISPYSTMHEDICEVAEDKRVALVIIPFHKQQTVDGGMEAMNPAFRTINQNVLANAPCSIGILVDRGLTGSTRLAANQIAHHVAVLFFGGPDDREALAYARRMSEHPAINLTVLRFTPGEGGDAAGRTQSGREVLTVDTDSNHEKQTDAEFINQFRARTSSDPSIIYTEKIVNNGEETVAAIRSIDVIHDLFIVGRGEGQTSPLTAGLTDWSECPELGAIGDLLASSDFAATCSVLVVQQYAGAEVFGEAAAGTPDSPGQFHDRPFDLGRRTSPRGLTQP